A window of the Dunckerocampus dactyliophorus isolate RoL2022-P2 chromosome 19, RoL_Ddac_1.1, whole genome shotgun sequence genome harbors these coding sequences:
- the rps12 gene encoding 40S ribosomal protein S12, with product MAEEGIAAGGVMDVNTALPEVLKTALIHDGLARGIREAAKALDKRQAHLCVLAANCDEPMYVKLVEALCAEHQINLIKVDDNKKLGEWVGLCKIDREGKPRKVVGCSCVVVKDYGKESQAKDVIEEYFKAKK from the exons ATGGCCGAGGAAGG CATTGCTGCCGGAGGTGTGATGGATGTCAACACCGCTCTCCCTGAAGTGCTCAAGACCGCACTAATTCACGATGGCCTCGCCCGTGGCATCCGCGAGGCTGCTAAAGCCCTGGACAA GCGCCAGGCCCATCTGTGTGTCCTTGCCGCCAACTGCGACGAGCCCATGTACGTCAAGCTGGTGGAGGCCCTCTGTGCCGAGCATCAGATCAACCTAATCAAG GTTGACGACAATAAGAAGCTTGGCGAGTGGGTTGGTCTGTGCAAGATTGACCGTGAGGGCAAACCCCGTAAGGTGGTGGGCTGCAGCTGCGTTGTCGTCAAG GACTATGGCAAGGAGTCTCAAGCCAAGGATGTCATTGAGGAATACTTCAAGGCCAAGAAATGA